The sequence CGCAGACTGCTGTGTATGCCGCCCAGAATATGTGTGGCATTGCGTGCGGGCACGATGTGGTCGTCGGGGGACACCAACACCTGCGTGGGCACCGTGATGCGCGGCAGCAGGTCGCGCGTCACGGACATCAGGGCGTAGATTTGCTTGACCGCGGGCACCGGTACTTCGGCATAGGCGAGTTCTGTCACGCCCGGTTTTTTGATATCACTGCCCACGCCGGGTACGGTGGCTGGAGCGTTGTGATCAAAGGCCAGCGCGGCCAGATTGGGACTGCTGAAGGCCACGCAGGCATTGATGGGCGCAATCGCCTTGAAGCGCTCTGGATAGCGGCCCGCCATATACAGCGTCAGCGTGCCGCCCATGGACAGCCCGCCCATGAACACATGTTTGCAGCGCGCCTCCAACTGCTGCAGGCCGGCCTCCACCGAATCAATCCAGTCCTGGGCCGTGGTCAGTGCCATGGCCGCCGGGGTTTCGCCATGGCCCTTGAGCTTGACGCCCAGCACGGTCCAGCCTTCCGCCTTGTTCAGGTACTCGCCCAGCGGCCGCATGCACGAGGCTGTGCCGGTAAAACCGTGGGAGAGTAGAACGCCCACCTCATTGCCTTCAAGAAGAAAGGGCTTGCCGCCTTCGGTGATGGAGTGGTCGGTCATGGGGTGTCTCCGGGAGGTGGGGTGTTGCAATGGTACTCGCCCTATTTGGCGTGCTGAAGAGGTGGTGGCAGGCATGAACTGCAAGGCAGAGAGGTAGCTTTGTTTTTCGAACAGGTTGCTACACGTAGCCCAAGACGCCCGACCTTGGGATAGACCCATTCTCGCTAGCTGTATGGAAAAACAGTAAACTTTGGACTTGATGGCTCTCCAAAAAAATCCAGACATGTCCGTAGAACTCGAGCAAGAAGGCTCCTCAATCTTCGAAGACCGCCTTTGGCATCACAAGGGCTGGGAAGCCCGTGTCATCAAGAATGAAGACGACGATGGATGGGCAGTGTCAATGACCCAAGACGGCCAAGCTGAACCAGCTCTGGTCGGCCCATGGACCATGGGGCGCGACAAGAAGAATCCTAAGCCGCTTGACGTGTCGGCCTTCAACACGTTGGTAAAAACTGCCTGCGAAGTAATACGTCGGCATGAACAGCACCTGGCAGCGCTGTTGCACAAAACTATCCAGATCGAAGTTCGCGGATTGCGCGTGACGGTGGCTCTCGATATTGAGCCCGATGAGGAGAACCCCTCTGCGACTCTCTCTGCCACCGCAGCGGACGGCAGCCAATTGGCCAAGGTACGAGTTCGGCCAGACCACCGCCTTACCCGTGCGTCTGCGCAGCGCTGGGCAGATGCAAGCTACCCGCGTGTTAGCGAAGACGAAACCTTCGAATAAGGTTCTTCCTTTAGTTTCACGCGCGGTTCGGAAAAAACGAGACCCATCAGCAGATGCTCAGTCCTGAAAGCCGACGTTGGTGGCAAGGCCTTGGCAACTTCTGTGATGGAGAATCCACGCAGGTATGGCCATCGGCATAGGTCGCATCCAAGGTCCGCGAAGAGGGAAGGAAGTCTGTGCTTCCGCAGCGGGGCAATTTGCAACGGTCGCAGACGGCCAAATCCGGATGGTCGATGTGGCTGCCTGATAGCGGACGCTCAGCACTGCCCTCGACCCGTTTCCGACCTTCGTTCCCTGGAACTCGACGTCAATTAGAAGTCACTCGTCGCAGCTAGTTAGTACTTAGCGTGTCGCCATCTCGCCTCACAGCCACGCTCAGCTTTGCAGACAGTGACTCGATGGCATCCTCCATGGAGCTTCTCAAGAACCACTCGTTAACCTCCCCATGAAGCTTGAGTAGCAACTGCAGCGCCTCATGACTGCCGTGGGCTGCTATTGCAGTCACCCCCACCAGAGAAAGGTTCGGCCTTTTCGCGTGTACGAACTTTTCCCCGAGGCATAGCGGTAGAGGAGGTGATGCGCGCCGAACTTCCCGGACAGCGTCGCTCATCTGGTGTCCGAAATCATCCTCCAGATCGAACACTGCAGCGTCAGGATCAAGTAACAGAACCTCGGCTCTCAGCCTTGCAAGCGCACGGATCGACCCGAGTTGAGAGGCGCAAGTCAGAAGCTGAAGTTTCTGCACAATGCTGAGGTCATCGCGATCCGACCATTTTTCCACCAATTGCATCCAGCGACCTGTGCCTGCGTGCGGAGCAGCATGGCGTAGCGCTCCGGACATAAACGAGTCCATCTCAAAGACATACAACATTCCAGTTGTCGCAGCACGCCCCAGCCGGACAGCATCCGAAACTTCGACTACTCGCTCCTCGGCCAAGTCAGCGGCCCGCTCTGCAAGTATTCGGTCAGGATGATGCCCAAACAAGGAAACCACCTGCGCCGCCAGCTCTATTCGCCCATCTACCATCTTCTCGAGGAGTTGCGAGAAGTCCAATCTATCACCGAGCCGAGCAGAAAAAAGCTGAAAAATGTCCATAATATCTGGATGAATGTCGACCTCAGTAATGCACTTCGCGACGAAGGCGTTGAGCTCAGCAGTAGTGAAAAATGGCTGGCCGATATATTCCGCAATCTTTTTGCGTCTTTCAAGTGGAAGTTGTTCATCCCGCAGTACACGAATGAATTCATCACTGCGATGAGGGTCAACAGCGAGGAGGCTCATTGCCTCCCAAATTTCATCTTCATTCTCTTGATAAAAAGCACTCTGAATTAATCGAATCGACTCCGCGCTTAATGGTGGACCCGCAATGCATAGGATTAGTAGCCTGGTCTTTCGAGGGAGGCGCTCATCCGATGCCGTAGCCAGAACTAATTCGCGCGAAACGCTGCCCGGAAGGAAATGCGCTAACAAGCTGCATAGACCTTCCTGTTGTGTGCTCAGGTCGGTTTTATGGATACGATCAAGTATGGCCTTGAAAGCAACATTCCCAGCGGCACTAATTGCCGGCTTGAAGCTGTGATAGAAAGTAAATCTATCCAGCTTCCCATCCATAAATCCTTTCAAGATGCTCATAGTCAGCTCCTGATCTTTTTCACGAGACACTATTTCCCCACCGCCATCGTGCATTAGCCATTTGTGATGTACGGCTGCTCTCAAGGCGGGCCGTATTGGGTTGGAAAAGCTCTCCGCTATCAGACCACCCACCCGACTGCGCGCTCCATACGGCGCATCAACCCAAAACTGAACAAGCCTGTCTGCAACCTCGTTTCGTAATGAGGCATTGACGCGCGCGCCATTGGCAATGCATCGCCCGACAAGTCGAAGGCCGGTGCAGAAGGCGTCATCAGTCCTTTCCAACATGACACGAATGACGGGTATGGGATTTGGATGTTGCTCAAGAGCAAACTGAATGACTTGAGCCCAGGGGCGCAGGATCGCATCATCGATTCGACTCGACAGAGACTCAGGTACTTGCCGGAGCAAGTAGCACGCTGCCAGATACTCTTGAACGATTGGAAATGGGAACTGCAGTCTGATAGAGCTCTGCTGCCTCAAAATCCCGTTCGCACGCAAACGCTCGAAGAGCTGCTCTGCCTCATCACTAGTCTGTCCGGCGCGAGAGATGAGCTCACGAACCTCACGTTCACTTGCACCGATTTCCTGTCGCTCCAGTCGCTCGAAAGCAAGAGTTTCCGCGATCTCACGAAGTAGCCCGACACGATCACTCCCACCGGCAATCACTTTATGAATATGGGGGGAGAAAAGGGTCTTCAGATACCCTTCAATTAGATCAGACCGAGTGGCAGGGAGATCAACGCTCACATCCTTGACTGTCGCTAGCAATATGCTTAGGAACAGAGGAATTCTCGCCAGATGTTTGATGTCAGGATGGACGTTTAAACGTTCCATGAATGAATAAACATCGACGGCAGATAAGTGCTTTTTCATGGCCTCCACAAACCGCACCATGTCTTCGTCGCCGAGCGGGAGTAACTCTACTAGTCTCGCGTTCGATGGCTCCGATAGGACAGATGGATCGCGCACAGTGAGCATCCACGGGGCAGTTGAATAACGAGCGGAGAAGGTTTCTATTCGCCTCAGTAGCGCTGGCCGGGCACTCAGTGGAATTTCGTCCAGGCCATCAAAAAGCATGACGACTAAGCCCTGCTCTGCAAGCCTAGGCCAGTCAGCCCTAACCTCAAAATCCCGATTGATATGCGTCGCCAGAAATTCCATGATGCCGATATCACTGGCTGCCAACGAGGCCAGCGGAACAAGGACTGGCACGTAAGGTCCTCTGGCGAGACGCCCTGCGACAGCGCTTAAGAGTGCGGATTTACCATGCCCTGGCCCAGCGACAACAACACATCGATTGAGATGCTCTGAAGGAAATGCCTGCATGTCGACCGCAGCGGCCTTCTCGAAAGCGCGTTCGAGCTGGTCTTCATCATCAAAATCCGAGAGCTGGGTACGCTCATAGAACTGGGCTCGCGGCCATACAAATAAATCTTCTGTTGATCCAGATACTGATGTGCCGGGAATTTGAATTCGCGCCGTAGCCAAAACGGTGGCACGGTACGCAGGCAAACCCCATTCGGCAGGTTCGAGTACGTTGATTTCGTGCTCGGACAGGAGCCGCCGACGCAGCGGTGCTGCGCGAAACAGCATTCGTACACGAGCACCGCCGCCAGCGATATCGCGCAACGTAGTCAACAATGTCGCAGGGAGTACGAATTTTCCGCCCAGCCTCCGGCGTGAAAACTCGGCGAATATTTGATCCTCAGAAAGTATCTGAACCGTAGTGCGTCGCAGAATTTCCAGCAGTTCCGCAGGAGAGCCGATGAGCGACTCAATTCCAGAGAAGAGTTTCTTGTGCGCTTCAGCTAAGCTCTCTCGGAATGCAGCCTCATCCAGAGATGATGCTGCTCGCTGGCAGATGTCACGAAGGTTCCTAGCCTGGGGTGTCAATCCTTCCAGAACGATTGTCAGCTGATCGTCCGGACCAAAGTCCACCCGATTAAACTGCATACGGAGACTCTTCCAAAGTGCTTTCCACGGTTCACTGCCAGGCGTGATGTCGGTCTTGACGTTCAAGTACTGACAGTGACCATCTGCGTAACGGACAACGATGTCATCAACATCGGCAGGTGCTTCGACACGAACCTCAATGACTCGCTCTCTGGGAGGAACCGCGCCTAGTTCCAACAGATCGGCAAGATTAAGCGCCGCGACGCTGTTCTGATAGAAGATTCCCGCCTGAGTGGTTGCGCCGCCAGCCTCCGCCATGCCATTTTCTCCCCTTGGTCTACCACTCAGAGTACGTGCTCTGGCGTGCCAAGACGCAAATGTTACACACCGCGCGACAAATTGACGTTGTCTGAGTCGCGCCTTTCCTAGAGCTGCCGCTAGCGACCGGCAGCATTGGGACGGCTGCCGAATTTCGTGGTTGACCGCTTCTGCAGCGGCTGAGCGGCGGCAACGGGTCGAGGCTGTGTGGAAACTCAAAAACTTCACCGGCATCTCAGCCAATGGGTCAACAAGCTCTTGCATTTCGTGGTGTTGAAGATTTTTTCCCTCAAGAACGACCTGTCCCCTCCCAATCGGGCATCCAACGCCGTTTCTGACTCCAATTTCACCCTTTAAAAGGGCTCACCTGCCTACCAGACGCATTGC comes from Comamonas sp. GB3 AK4-5 and encodes:
- a CDS encoding alpha/beta hydrolase, yielding MTDHSITEGGKPFLLEGNEVGVLLSHGFTGTASCMRPLGEYLNKAEGWTVLGVKLKGHGETPAAMALTTAQDWIDSVEAGLQQLEARCKHVFMGGLSMGGTLTLYMAGRYPERFKAIAPINACVAFSSPNLAALAFDHNAPATVPGVGSDIKKPGVTELAYAEVPVPAVKQIYALMSVTRDLLPRITVPTQVLVSPDDHIVPARNATHILGGIHSSLREQVLLHESYHVATLDNDAELIHQSIQRFFKRTLAC
- a CDS encoding NACHT domain-containing NTPase; translation: MAEAGGATTQAGIFYQNSVAALNLADLLELGAVPPRERVIEVRVEAPADVDDIVVRYADGHCQYLNVKTDITPGSEPWKALWKSLRMQFNRVDFGPDDQLTIVLEGLTPQARNLRDICQRAASSLDEAAFRESLAEAHKKLFSGIESLIGSPAELLEILRRTTVQILSEDQIFAEFSRRRLGGKFVLPATLLTTLRDIAGGGARVRMLFRAAPLRRRLLSEHEINVLEPAEWGLPAYRATVLATARIQIPGTSVSGSTEDLFVWPRAQFYERTQLSDFDDEDQLERAFEKAAAVDMQAFPSEHLNRCVVVAGPGHGKSALLSAVAGRLARGPYVPVLVPLASLAASDIGIMEFLATHINRDFEVRADWPRLAEQGLVVMLFDGLDEIPLSARPALLRRIETFSARYSTAPWMLTVRDPSVLSEPSNARLVELLPLGDEDMVRFVEAMKKHLSAVDVYSFMERLNVHPDIKHLARIPLFLSILLATVKDVSVDLPATRSDLIEGYLKTLFSPHIHKVIAGGSDRVGLLREIAETLAFERLERQEIGASEREVRELISRAGQTSDEAEQLFERLRANGILRQQSSIRLQFPFPIVQEYLAACYLLRQVPESLSSRIDDAILRPWAQVIQFALEQHPNPIPVIRVMLERTDDAFCTGLRLVGRCIANGARVNASLRNEVADRLVQFWVDAPYGARSRVGGLIAESFSNPIRPALRAAVHHKWLMHDGGGEIVSREKDQELTMSILKGFMDGKLDRFTFYHSFKPAISAAGNVAFKAILDRIHKTDLSTQQEGLCSLLAHFLPGSVSRELVLATASDERLPRKTRLLILCIAGPPLSAESIRLIQSAFYQENEDEIWEAMSLLAVDPHRSDEFIRVLRDEQLPLERRKKIAEYIGQPFFTTAELNAFVAKCITEVDIHPDIMDIFQLFSARLGDRLDFSQLLEKMVDGRIELAAQVVSLFGHHPDRILAERAADLAEERVVEVSDAVRLGRAATTGMLYVFEMDSFMSGALRHAAPHAGTGRWMQLVEKWSDRDDLSIVQKLQLLTCASQLGSIRALARLRAEVLLLDPDAAVFDLEDDFGHQMSDAVREVRRASPPLPLCLGEKFVHAKRPNLSLVGVTAIAAHGSHEALQLLLKLHGEVNEWFLRSSMEDAIESLSAKLSVAVRRDGDTLSTN